A single region of the Oryzias latipes chromosome 19, ASM223467v1 genome encodes:
- the LOC101163614 gene encoding trinucleotide repeat-containing gene 6B protein, with protein sequence MADASAPSYVIPEKRGASGQEQQFMEDKKRKKDDKRKREASQKVTEQKNKVPDLTKPATAQSPASQSSSASPSPGPHPSASSSPATLGPGSAATPSQGGNNAKRLAVANGQPSTSSSSSTSGTTGAAGNGSAGSGGGSQATQQPQRYMPREVPPRFRCQQDHKVLLKRGQPPLSSMLLGGGGGGDNANSNMAAASADSGMAASSMALTSSSVAASTTSSNYANSMWGASSGSQASSQGREKVIVDGNDEEEWPSIGGGDGGNSGIGGMPLNSTSASGSRSSPTSSFSLPNECMPSSSGVAWGTTGGGSVAAAGPLLQQPSSLSKAPAVLGSHDASGPVDGNSGVPGANFSPNANPSAWPALVQQDGPSAAGEGGPTSFHHQGSGGSANNSASLGLGGGAVGVLGAHPSISVNQSSAHQHQLHQMQSRDREAGGSKWDNEAAGPKSAGGESIGGADHGLGGGRASVDDDSLASSWRGQPSCPAANSKMGASRTDGWEGGQGDKETSGWGYPSPTSAVNAWGSAGNGGNGSQTSGVSQGGWGLAGVEGERGVSGSDWGGNSASVGVANAGHEEGGVCSSKSSSSGGSTGGNPPAACSSSSTTTTKTTAWDNQKGEGETGEWGDGAGGQRTRGGSSSSGGNSRSGSGPNSSRPRRQALDAEAALQNLLSRSDLDPRILSNSGWGQTQIRQNTAWEVEDLAGSNRGGTPSASLKHPSSGGGPQYSSGPRTPSTDSMGPGGSTSMVPSTGSTGDGWESSSNSSSSGASLSGRPQQPLSIRNLGGTQSGPATTAAPGMGSGMVARPSQQAKQMEWVGGNGDGGKGWGDEEWRSRREKGGGWGEIGQQCDSASGGWGGGQQERGTGGWKEAVENGERGGWGSDPKVGSGKDWMEQESKSNSGGGGWVDERRNGGHSGGDSGASGWGSWDDNAPRRNWGTGGGGVDSVGGMGSKPHAGLGGVNKIHQMPNSQSGSASGLQAQLQQQQSQPRNQQPMDQGGGGRKPFSQVTTHNQSSGWPSEPIPGGSEPSGWEEPSPQSISRKNDIDDGTSAWGDPTHYNYKPVNLWDKNSASGVQQPHVQAPPPQQPGPAVQQQQPARPPAAAMGDAPGWGPSPASPTVDNGTAAWGKPTDAPSGWGDPDEAGVKTQCWGNPPSNPVRSGSKSMQDGWGDKESSMDASRHASWEDEEDAGGMWNSTGSQGSGSSWGQGSNGGWGQSQQGKKPSNKCLWSPDVVSQGPVKSAGGDSWMSHINRQFSNMGLLSDDPSSPNMDLAPGSLQEKKMEMEKRGGMNDYNGDLRKGGRGGGGGGMYRPPGSKEASPGDAGPYYDKTLHLLSQDGCPGEEGPCSLYSPPTVFKPHSLFNHSIPFRQGAPSIFGSSGGMAQSRHQPTIPSSNHSPGIRAQVPHQFLSPQVPGSVLKQMPPPSGSMGGVGGMGGVTGVGGGVFPPQLSPQHIAMLSSIYPPHIQLQLACQLLLQQQQQQQQQQPPPQQLLQNQRKFPPNVRQQTDPQLARIMTVLQQQRQQQQVGGLSGSKLSPSHHGLGPKLDPLPHPGLGSSVPDLQQKNLGPYSGFGPGVNLPGLDLGGSMGGQQSRFKWMMEGNCSPDSSSPENAYHKNGPMAPHHMKMQASSPYSQYDGLVDGLSDSWHRTPGNKMASKPSSTPSWPPEFQPGVPWKGIDRVDPESDPYMTPGSMMGNAASPGLNDSEHQLLENSDSTPPLNTLLPSPGAWPYSASDSPLNHAHNPAKYTDYKTSWPPEPIGHKSWKASRSSSSQSQMSRPPPGLVGQKQPSSSPWSGGAPRLAGRGWGSGAVTAASTWSDGSVRDSCWLVLSNLTPQIDGSTLRTICMQHGPLLTFHLGLTQGTALIRYGSKQEASKARSALHMCVLGNTTILAEFVSEEDVARYIAHSQAGGGGSGGTAGSSAGPGSTAASAAGASSNGGGCERGGAVGSSMGGVEGASSTAGGASSSSGWQSLESTGSSLDPPAGQGPGLGIFSQWSTNGAGGAGAVEPGRQGLWGGMGATAYPTSNLWASPALEDRHQMGSPASLLPGDLLGGGADSI encoded by the exons ATGGCC GACGCTAGCGCACCTTCATATGTGATTCCTGAG AAGAGAGGAGCATCGGGTCAGGAGCAGCAGTTCATGGAAgacaagaaaaggaaaaaagacgaCAAAAGGAAAAGGGAAGCCTCTCAGAAG gttacagaacaaaaaaacaaag TGCCAGACTTGACAAAGCCAGCTACTGCCCAATCTCCTGCCTCTCAGAGCAGCTCTGCCTCCCCCAGCCCTGGGCCTCATCCCTCTGCTTCTTCATCTCCAGCGACCCTAGGCCCTGGCAGTGCTGCCACCCCATCACAGGGCGGCAACAATGCCAAGCGCCTGGCGGTGGCCAACGGACAGCCCTCCACCTCAAGTTCTTCCTCCACCTCCGGAACCACTGGGGCTGCCGGAAACGGCAGTGCAGGTAGCGGAGGCGGAAGCCAGGCTACTCAGCAGCCTCAGCGCTACATGCCGAGAGAAGTGCCGCCCCGATTCCGCTGCCAGCAGGACCATAAAGTGCTACTGAAGAGGGGCCAGCCACCGCTGTCCTCCATGCTGCTGGGAGGTGGGGGAGGAGGAGATAATGCAAATTCAAACATGGCTGCTGCTTCAG CAGATTCTGGTATGGCTGCTTCCTCAATGGCCCTCACCTCATCATCAGTTGCTGCTTCTACAACAAGTTCTAATTATGCAAATTCCATGTGGGGGGCAAGCTCAGGCAGTCAGGCCTCCTCTCAGGGCAGGGAGAAGGTCATTGTCGATGGCAACGATGAAGAGGAGTGGCCTAGTATTGGTGGCGGCGACGGAGGAAACAGCGGCATCGGTGGAATGCCCCTGAACAGCACCAGTGCCTCTGGCAGCCGCTCCTCTCCCACCTCCTCATTCTCTTTGCCCAATGAATGTATGCCCTCGTCCAGTGGCGTGGCGTGGGGGACGACTGGAGGAGGTTCTGTAGCTGCAGCTGGGCCTCTGCTACAGCAGCCATCCTCACTTTCCAAAGCCCCCGCTGTGCTGGGGAGCCACGATGCCAGTGGCCCCGTTGATGGCAACAGTGGGGTTCCAGGTGCCAACTTCAGTCCAAATGCCAACCCTTCGGCCTGGCCTGCCTTGGTGCAGCAGGATGGCCCCTCTGCTGCTGGGGAAGGAGGTCCCACTTCCTTCCATCATCAGGGCTCCGGAGGGTCTGCCAACAACTCCGCCTCCTTGGGGCTGGGAGGGGGAGCAGTTGGGGTGCTCGGGGCTCATCCGTCTATATCTGTGAATCAGTCAAGCGCCCATCAGCACCAACTTCACCAAATGCAATCCAGAGACAGAGAGGCGGGAGGATCAAAGTGGGACAATGAAGCAGCGGGACCAAAAAGTGCAGGGGGGGAAAGTATTGGAGGAGCGGACCACGGCTTGGGAGGGGGCAGAGCTAGTGTGGATGACGACAGCCTTGCCTCTTCCTGGAGAGGCCAGCCTTCTTGCCCTGCAGCCAACTCCAAAATGGGTGCCTCGAGAACTGATGGATGGGAGGGTGGGCAAGGGGACAAGGAGACCTCAGGTTGGGGATACCCCAGCCCTACAAGTGCAGTCAATGCTTGGGGCAGTGCTGGAAATGGGGGCAATGGTAGTCAAACCTCCGGGGTATCTCAGGGAGGGTGGGGGTTAGCTGGTGTAGAAGGGGAGAGGGGGGTTTCTGGTAGCGATTGGGGTGGGAACTCTGCTAGCGTTGGTGTAGCTAATGCAGGACACGAGGAAGGGGGGGTCTGCAGTAGTAAAAGCAGCAGTAGTGGAGGAAGCACGGGGGGCAACCCCCCAGCAGCTTGCTCCTCCTCTTCAACAACTACCACTAAAACCACAGCCTGGGACAATCAGAAAGGAGAGGGAGAAACAGGGGAGTGGGGGGACGGGGCGGGGGGACAGCGGACGCGAGGAGGGTCTTCCTCCAGCGGTGGTAATTCCAGAAGTGGAAGTGGTCCCAACAGCAGTCGTCCTCGCCGACAAGCACTTGATGCTGAAGCTGCCTTACAGAACCTGCTCAGCCGGTCGGACCTGGACCCTCGCATCCTGTCCAACTCGGGGTGGGGCCAGACGCAGATCCGACAAAACACCGCCTGGGAAGTTGAGGACTTAGCTGGCTCCAACAGGGGCGGGACTCCTTCAGCATCATTGAAACATCCATCCTCTGGTGGTGGTCCTCAATATTCAAGTGGACCTCGGACCCCCAGCACTGATTCTATGGGGCCTGGGGGCAGTACCTCCATGGTTCCCTCTACTGGGTCTACTGGAGACGGATGGgagagcagcagcaacagtagcagcagtgGAGCCTCCTTGTCTGGGAGACCCCAACAACCTTTAAGCATTAGAAATCTTGGCGGCACACAATCTGGGCCAGCGACCACCGCCGCGCCGGGTATGGGGTCGGGGATGGTGGCCCGGCCGAGCCAGCAGGCGAAGCAGATGGAGTGGGTGGGAGGCAATGGCGATGGGGGCAAGGGCTGGGGAGACGAGGAATGGAGAAGCAGAAGAGAAAAAGGAGGCGGGTGGGGCGAAATTGGACAACAGTGCGACTCTGCGAGTGGAGGTTGGGGAGGTGGCCAGCAGGAGAGGGGAACTGGGGGGTGGAAGGAAGCTGTAGAGAATGGAGAAAGAGGTGGGTGGGGGTCGGATCCAAAAGTTGGATCAGGTAAAGACTGGATGGAGCAGGAGTCCAAATCAAATAGTGGCGGAGGTGGGTGGGTGGACGAGAGGAGGAATGGAGGACACTCAGGTGGGGACTCGGGTGCGAGCGGGTGGGGTAGCTGGGATGACAATGCTCCTCGTAGAAACTGGGGCACGGGGGGCGGTGGGGTCGATTCGGTTGGAGGCATGGGGTCCAAACCTCACGCGGGTTTAGGTGGAGTGAACAAAATCCACCAGATGCCAAACAGCCAGTCGGGCTCCGCCTCCGGCCTACAGGCACAACTGCAACAGCAACAATCACAGCCCCGCAATCAGCAACCGATGGACCAAGGGGGCGGCGGGAGAAAACCCTTCTCCCAAGTTACGACACACAACCAAAGCTCGGGCTGGCCCTCGGAACCAATCCCCGGTGGATCCGAGCCAAGCGGCTGGGAGGAACCTTCCCCTCAGTCCATCAGCAGGAAGAACGACATCGATGACGGCACATCGGCGTGGGGAGACCCCACCCACTACAATTACAAGCCGGTCAACCTGTGGGACAAAAACAGTGCTTCTGGTGTCCAGCAACCACATGTTCAGGCTCCGCCTCCGCAGCAACCAGGACCtgctgtgcagcagcagcagcccgcCAGGCCGCCAGCAGCGGCGATGGGAG ATGCACCGGGCTGGGGGCCTTCCCCTGCCAGTCCTACAGTAGACAATGGCACAGCAGCTTGGGGAAAACCGACAGACGCCCCATCCGGCTGGGGCGACCCCGATGAAGCCGGAGTGAAGACCCAGTGCTGGGGGAACCCTCCCTCAAACCCCGTCAGATCCG GTTCAAAGTCTATGCAAGATGGCTGGGGGGACAAAGAGAGCTCGATGGACGCCTCGCGCCACGCCAGCTGGGAGGACGAGGAGGATGCGGGTGGCATGTGGAACAGCACAGGCTCCCAGGGAAGCGGCTCCTCCTGGGGACAGGGCAGCAATGGAGGCTGGGGACAGAGCCAACAGGGGAAGAAGCCCAGCAACAAG TGTCTTTGGTCTCCTGACGTCGTCTCTCAgggccccgtgaaaagcgccggaGGAGATTCCTGGATGAGTCACATCAACAGACAGTTCTCTAACATGGGGCTGCTG AGCGACGATCCCAGCAGCCCCAACATGGACCTGGCTCCAGGTTCTCTTCAGGAGAAGAAGATGGAAATGGAGAAAAGGGGAGGAATGAATGATTACAACGGAGACCTGAGGAAAGGAGGGAGAGGCGGTGGAGGGGGCGGGATGTACCGTCCTCCCGGGTCTAAGGAGGCTTCACCTGGGGACGCTGGGCCGTACTACGACAAG ACCTTGCATTTGCTCAGTCAGGATGGGTGCCCTGGGGAGGAGGGTCCCTGCTCTCTGTACTCGCCCCCCACTGTCTTCAAGCCCCATTCCCTCTTCAACCACTCTATTCCTTTTAGACAA GGTGCTCCCAGTATCTTCGGCAGTTCAGGAGGGATGGCCCAGTCCAGACATCAGCCGACTATACCATCGAGCAATCATTCTCCAGGGATTCGAGCACAAGTGCCTCATCAGTTCCTGTCTCCTCAG GTGCCAGGCTCCGTGCTGAAGCAGATGCCCCCTCCCAGCGGGAGCATGGGCGGTGTCGGTGGCATGGGAGGAGTGACGGGAGTGGGAGGAGGAGTGTTCCCCCCACAGCTGTCTCCTCAGCACATCGCCATGCTCAGCAGTATCTACCCACCTCACATCCAGCTTCAGCTG GCTTGTCAGCTCcttctccagcagcagcagcagcagcagcagcagcagccgccgccgcagcagctgctgcagaaccagAGGAAGTTCCCCCCAAACGTCCGCCAGCAGACCGACCCTCAG TTGGCGAGGATCATGACggtcctgcagcagcagaggcagcagcagcaggtggggGGGCTGAGCGGCTCCAAACTCTCCCCTTCACACCATGGTCTGGGACCCAAGCTTGATCCCCTGCCACATCCGGGCCTGGGCAGCTCGGTGCCGGATCTGCAACAAAAGAATCTCGGACCCTACTCCG GGTTTGGTCCAGGGGTGAACCTGCCAGGTTTGGACCTGGGGGGCTCGATGGGCGGTCAGCAGTCCCGTtttaaatggatgatggaaggaaACTGCTCCCCCGACTCTTCATCACCTGAAAACGCCTATCATAAAAATG GTCCCATGGCCCCCCACCACATGAAGATGCAGGCGAGCTCGCCGTACTCCCAGTACGACGGGCTGGTTGACGGGCTGAGTGACAGCTGGCATCGCACCCCCGGCAACAAGATGGCTTCCAAGCCGAGCAGCACGCCGAGCTGGCCGCCCG AGTTCCAGCCTGGTGTGCCATGGAAAGGAATTGACCGCGTCGACCCTGAATCCGACCCCTACATGACCCCAGGGAGCATGATGGGAAACGCAGCTTCTCCAGGACTCAACGATTCGGAGCACCAGTTATTGGAAAACTCCG ATTCCACTCCTCCACTGAACACCTTGCTGCCTTCACCTGGTGCCTGGCCCTACAGTGCCTCAGACAGCCCCCTCAACCATGCACACAACCCAG caaagtACACAGATTATAAGACGAGCTGGCCCCCGGAGCCAATCGGACACAAGTCTTGGAAAGccagccgcagcagcagcagccagtcCCAGATGTCCCGCCCACCTCCAGGCCTGGTGGGTCAGAAGCAGCCGTCGTCCTCCCCGTGGTCGGGAGGAGCCCCCCGCTTAGCCGGCCGAGGCTGGGGAAGTGGAGCCGTCACCGCCG CCTCCACCTGGAGTGACGGCAGCGTTCGGGACAGCTGCTGGTTGGTGCTCAGCAACCTCACGCCGCAG ATCGATGGCTCCACTCTGAGAACCATCTGCATGCAGCACGGGCCCCTGCTGACCTTTCACCTGGGCCTGACCCAGGGAACCGCTCTGATCCGCTACGGCTCCAAGCAGGAGGCCTCGAAGGCCAGGAGCGCCCTTCACAT GTGCGTTCTGGGTAACACCACCATCCTGGCGGAGTTCGTCAGCGAGGAGGACGTGGCTCGCTACATTGCACATTCCCAGGCGGGAGGAGGGGGGAGCGGAGGAACCGCAGGCAGCTCGGCGGGCCCCGGGTCCACCGCTGCCTCCGCTGCGGGGGCCAGCAGTAACGGAGGGGGCTGCGAGAGGGGCGGGGCAGTAGGTAGCAGCATGGGAGGAGTGGAGGGGGCCTCCTCCACTGCAGGCGGGGCGTCTTCCAGCTCCGGATGGCAAAGTCTTGAAAGCACAGGCAGCTCTTTGGACCCGCCGGCCGGCCAGGGGCCCGGGCTGGGGATCTTCAGCCAGTGGAGCACCAACGGCGCCGGCGGGGCGGGGGCGGTGGAGCCCGGTCGGCAGGGACTGTGGGGCGGCATGGGCGCAACGGCGTACCCCACCAGCAACCTCTGGGCCTCTCCAGCACTCGAGGACCGCCACCAGATGGGGAGCCCCGCCTCCCTGCTGCCAGGGGACCTGCTGGGCGGGGGGGCCGACTCCATCTGA